One Cryobacterium roopkundense genomic region harbors:
- a CDS encoding electron transfer flavoprotein subunit beta/FixA family protein: MKIIVLVKQVPDTYGERRLDDTTRRIQRSGVDLVIDEITERAIEVALTEKDTHDAEVVLMSMGPASAAEMLRKGLALGADSAIHVVDDALVGSDMLRTSAVLAAALQREGFDLIICGNESTDGRGGSMAAMVAEQLGVPHASYLNTVEISTSAVAGERAGEQATRVVRAPLPAVISVTEHNPEPRFASFKGLMRAKKKPIHTVKLSDLDIVEPSSHSAVRSITQRPARAAGRKIVDDGTAANELVEFLTSSHLI; this comes from the coding sequence ATGAAGATTATCGTGCTCGTCAAGCAGGTGCCCGATACCTACGGTGAACGCCGACTCGATGACACCACGCGACGGATCCAACGCTCGGGTGTCGACCTTGTCATCGACGAAATCACAGAGCGCGCGATCGAAGTTGCGCTGACGGAGAAGGATACTCACGATGCCGAGGTCGTGCTGATGTCTATGGGCCCGGCATCCGCTGCTGAAATGCTGCGCAAGGGTTTGGCACTCGGTGCCGACTCGGCCATTCACGTCGTCGACGACGCACTGGTGGGCTCGGACATGCTTCGCACCTCGGCGGTGCTCGCAGCCGCCCTCCAGCGTGAGGGATTCGACTTGATCATCTGCGGAAACGAATCTACCGATGGCCGCGGCGGATCGATGGCGGCGATGGTCGCAGAGCAACTCGGCGTTCCACACGCCAGTTACCTCAATACTGTCGAAATCAGCACGTCTGCGGTCGCCGGTGAACGCGCGGGTGAACAGGCGACGCGAGTCGTGCGGGCGCCGCTTCCTGCAGTCATCTCTGTCACGGAGCACAACCCGGAGCCGCGCTTCGCGTCGTTCAAAGGCCTGATGCGCGCCAAGAAGAAGCCAATACACACGGTGAAGTTGAGCGATCTCGACATCGTCGAGCCCTCTTCACATTCGGCCGTGCGTTCCATAACGCAGCGCCCCGCTCGCGCTGCGGGTCGAAAAATCGTCGATGACGGCACAGCGGCAAACGAACTCGTCGAATTCCTGACGTCGTCCCACCTCATCTAG
- a CDS encoding NAD(P)H-dependent flavin oxidoreductase codes for MLNTRFTAEFGIKAPIMQGGMQWIGNAELAAAVSNAGGLGTITALTFPTPDALAGQIARCQELTDKPFAVNLTTLPSISPPPYEEYQAVIIDLGVPVVETSGSNPDRFVDTYHAAGIKIVHKATSIRHAVKAQAAGVDAIAMIGFEAAGHPGELDVPLFVLLAAAARTITIPLLAAGGIGNGAGLAAALALGADGVLLATRFMATAEAPIHQRVKEELVARDELQTQLIFRQLRNTARVSANSVSEEVVAILSAGGEFGDVRELVAGRRGRTVYETGDLEAGIWWAGLSQTLIDDIPTCSELIARMVDEAEDIITTKLLASIA; via the coding sequence GTGCTGAACACACGATTCACCGCCGAATTTGGCATTAAAGCGCCGATCATGCAGGGCGGTATGCAGTGGATCGGCAACGCCGAGCTCGCCGCCGCCGTTTCCAATGCCGGCGGACTCGGCACGATAACAGCGCTCACCTTTCCGACACCGGACGCCCTTGCCGGACAGATTGCGCGATGCCAAGAACTCACCGACAAGCCGTTCGCCGTGAATCTCACGACGCTTCCGTCGATTTCACCACCCCCTTACGAGGAATATCAGGCGGTCATCATCGACCTCGGTGTTCCGGTGGTCGAGACGTCCGGCTCAAACCCCGATCGGTTCGTCGACACATATCACGCAGCCGGGATCAAAATCGTGCACAAGGCCACGAGCATCCGCCACGCTGTAAAGGCCCAAGCGGCTGGTGTCGACGCGATCGCCATGATTGGCTTCGAGGCCGCCGGACATCCCGGTGAACTTGATGTTCCGCTGTTTGTGCTTCTTGCTGCTGCCGCGCGCACCATCACCATTCCACTTCTGGCTGCGGGCGGAATCGGAAACGGCGCGGGCCTCGCTGCGGCGTTAGCACTAGGTGCCGACGGTGTGCTTCTCGCCACACGTTTCATGGCCACGGCAGAAGCTCCCATCCATCAACGGGTCAAGGAGGAGTTGGTGGCCCGCGATGAGCTGCAGACCCAGCTCATCTTCCGACAGCTGCGCAACACCGCACGCGTGTCGGCGAACAGCGTCTCGGAAGAGGTAGTTGCCATCCTCTCTGCCGGAGGAGAATTCGGTGATGTTCGAGAACTAGTCGCAGGGCGACGAGGGCGAACGGTGTACGAAACCGGTGACCTCGAGGCCGGCATCTGGTGGGCCGGTCTCTCCCAAACTCTCATAGACGATATACCGACGTGCTCCGAACTCATTGCCCGCATGGTGGACGAGGCGGAAGACATCATCACAACCAAGCTCCTGGCGAGCATCGCCTAA
- a CDS encoding cyclase family protein — translation MNINRVVPQYDELPVIPKLDLPHSWAFFGPGDQFGTLNFLTPEIVASAAHAVVSGEVVSLSLPVDQPNPPLFGREPMNHIQFDADRNTRDDRVDNYFPQGSSQWDGFYHVRAREFGYFGGVEARENPAQTWLGIDTWAERGIVGRGVLLDVEAYLIAAGSPEIPVDEQFTIDAFLLQEVASAQGVRIVQGDILVIRTGWPAKYTRREPGAAPVTQIPGLSAGAATARLLWNWHVAAVVTDLPAVEPVPGDPAIGSLHRRLLPLLGIPIAELFDLEALSVACARAQRFTFLFTAAPLNLHGAAGSPGNALAIL, via the coding sequence GTGAACATAAACAGAGTCGTTCCTCAATATGACGAGTTGCCGGTCATCCCAAAGTTGGATTTGCCGCATTCGTGGGCGTTTTTCGGACCCGGTGATCAGTTCGGCACCCTGAACTTTCTCACTCCCGAAATCGTGGCGAGCGCCGCGCACGCGGTCGTCTCGGGCGAAGTGGTGTCGTTGAGCCTGCCGGTAGACCAGCCGAACCCGCCTCTCTTCGGCCGGGAGCCCATGAACCACATTCAGTTCGACGCCGATCGCAACACACGGGACGACCGCGTTGACAACTATTTCCCACAAGGATCCAGTCAGTGGGACGGCTTTTATCACGTGCGTGCTCGCGAGTTTGGATACTTCGGGGGAGTTGAGGCACGGGAAAATCCAGCCCAAACATGGCTCGGTATAGACACTTGGGCGGAACGTGGCATCGTGGGCCGCGGTGTTCTGCTCGACGTTGAGGCATATCTGATTGCCGCTGGTTCACCGGAGATTCCGGTTGACGAGCAGTTCACAATCGACGCGTTTCTGCTCCAAGAGGTCGCTTCTGCGCAAGGCGTTCGGATCGTGCAGGGTGACATCTTGGTCATCCGAACAGGGTGGCCGGCCAAATACACTCGACGGGAACCGGGTGCGGCTCCGGTAACGCAGATTCCTGGGCTCTCTGCAGGAGCCGCGACAGCGCGCCTCTTATGGAATTGGCACGTTGCGGCGGTGGTGACAGATCTACCCGCTGTCGAGCCTGTTCCCGGAGATCCTGCAATTGGATCACTCCATCGCAGACTTCTTCCCCTGCTCGGAATCCCGATCGCGGAGTTGTTCGATCTCGAAGCACTCTCCGTGGCGTGCGCCCGCGCGCAGCGATTCACTTTTCTCTTCACGGCAGCACCACTCAACCTCCACGGTGCTGCCGGCTCTCCTGGGAACGCACTCGCGATTCTCTAA
- a CDS encoding ABC transporter substrate-binding protein has translation MKNFAQRTAAMALVIGTVGVLAACSQTPAASDSSEPISIGVVGPQTGPLAEIGENQVAGAEVAIEQINAAGGILGRQVKLSNADEQTTPETSTAAVRNLANGGVNLIVGMLSSAGCLALAPQLASMDVALVGTGCTNDGLTGQNGEAAPYPNFFRTSNNDSALIGPLAQTIAEKFPEATDYSAFGYDYITGTTQWALFQDEIQDDGVDLDVQSETFVPIGEQNFGLQVQQLVNGATDPEKSALYLGTFSSGTGSFLQQAASYDLSSKLAVIVNPGGYYPIARTLNGLAPNVWNSYDYNYAAFDNDENTQFVEDFKAKTGNMPVDWSYDAYVGVLAMKAAIEKAGTTDTAAVLEALAGLTFNTPGGELTMDATTHQANPPVVITNTVGDTSAEEGVKVLETVVVPRDED, from the coding sequence ATGAAGAATTTTGCACAACGAACTGCTGCCATGGCACTGGTCATCGGAACAGTTGGCGTCCTGGCTGCGTGTTCTCAGACCCCAGCAGCGAGTGACAGTAGTGAGCCGATATCGATCGGCGTCGTCGGCCCGCAAACCGGCCCGCTCGCGGAGATCGGGGAGAACCAGGTCGCCGGCGCCGAAGTGGCCATCGAACAGATCAACGCAGCCGGCGGGATTCTGGGCCGGCAAGTGAAGCTGTCCAACGCGGACGAGCAGACAACCCCTGAGACGTCGACAGCAGCCGTGCGCAACCTCGCCAACGGCGGCGTCAATCTCATCGTCGGAATGCTCTCCAGCGCAGGGTGTCTCGCACTGGCACCGCAACTCGCCAGCATGGATGTCGCACTCGTCGGTACGGGCTGCACGAACGATGGGCTCACCGGCCAAAACGGAGAAGCAGCGCCATATCCAAACTTTTTCCGCACGTCGAACAATGACTCAGCACTGATCGGACCGCTCGCGCAAACCATTGCCGAGAAATTTCCTGAAGCGACTGACTACTCGGCTTTTGGGTACGACTACATCACCGGCACTACTCAGTGGGCCTTGTTTCAGGATGAGATTCAAGACGACGGCGTGGACCTAGACGTCCAGAGCGAGACGTTCGTTCCCATCGGCGAGCAGAACTTCGGGCTGCAGGTGCAGCAGTTGGTCAACGGCGCAACTGACCCGGAGAAGAGCGCCCTGTACCTCGGGACATTCAGCTCAGGCACGGGCAGCTTCCTGCAGCAAGCCGCGTCCTACGATCTATCATCAAAGCTTGCCGTGATTGTGAACCCCGGCGGCTATTACCCCATTGCGCGCACCCTTAACGGCCTCGCACCAAATGTGTGGAACTCCTACGACTACAACTACGCAGCGTTCGACAATGACGAGAACACGCAGTTCGTCGAGGATTTCAAGGCAAAGACCGGCAACATGCCCGTGGACTGGAGCTACGACGCGTACGTGGGCGTTCTGGCCATGAAAGCGGCGATCGAGAAGGCTGGAACAACCGACACCGCTGCGGTGCTTGAGGCCCTCGCCGGGCTAACGTTCAACACCCCCGGGGGAGAGCTGACTATGGACGCAACGACCCACCAGGCTAACCCGCCCGTTGTCATCACCAACACGGTCGGCGACACCTCAGCGGAGGAAGGCGTCAAGGTGCTGGAAACGGTTGTCGTCCCTCGAGATGAGGACTGA